In the Theobroma cacao cultivar B97-61/B2 chromosome 1, Criollo_cocoa_genome_V2, whole genome shotgun sequence genome, one interval contains:
- the LOC18611596 gene encoding uncharacterized protein LOC18611596 produces the protein MNGDNFTHGKPSVRPVLGDITNRSVKRGFSSIPDKTGFNSKEEADSHFAKQVCLGVEHLIEEKSKKSHFEPNPKFSPTCSGEIDTLKEDVMSVDDKVSEVKEGFDLSDSEDTLVLGEGVTEVGDPVNDSCRNEGKDLGIGRLASSKGGCIEWSRLPKSSLQSSRSFELERCVGLKNDGCVNLNAGADMLKACSCSFCLKAAYIWSDLHYQDIKGRIAVLKKSQKEASILVQKSGRGKQTEIQSQGNANKSSKLESDLTSQWRSLFLNMEDIFVHESSQLQASYIALKDLRENCKMDLERITGMPSEK, from the exons ATGAACGGAGATAATTTTACCCACGGGAAACCGAGTGTGCGTCCGGTTTTAGGTGACATAACAAATCGATCAGTTAAAAGAGGGTTCTCGTCGATTCCGGACAAAACAGGGTTTAATTCTAAAGAAGAAGCAGATTCCCATTTTGCAAaacaagtttgtttaggtgtTGAACATTTGATCGAAGAGAAATCTAAAAAATCCCATTTTGAACCCAACCCTAAATTTTCGCCGACTTGTAGTGGCGAAATTGATACATTAAAAGAGGATGTCATGTCGGTTGATGACAAAGTGAGTGAGGTTAAGGAGGGGTTTGATTTGTCCGATAGCGAGGATACGTTGGTGCTGGGTGAAGGTGTTACGGAAGTGGGGGATCCGGTGAATGATAGTTGTAGGAATGAGGGTAAGGATCTTGGCATTGGTAGATTGGCGTCGAGTAAAGGTGGGTGTATCGAGTGGTCGAGGTTGCCTAAGTCGTCCTTGCAGAGTTCCAGGTCATTTGAGTTGGAGAGATGCGTGGGACTCAAGAATGATGGTTGCGTGAATTTGAATGCCGGTGCTGATATGCTCAAAGCTTGCTCTTGTTCTTTTTGCTTGAAAG CTGCTTACATTTGGTCTGACCTTCATTATCAGGATATCAAGGGTCGAATAGCAG ttttaaagaaaagtcaGAAAGAAGCAAGCATTTTAGTTCAGAAAAGTGGTAGGGGGAAACAGACTGAGATTCAAAGCCAGGGAAATGCCaataaatcttcaaaattAGAATCTGACCTCACCAGTCAGTGGAGATCACTCTTTCTTAACATGGAGGATATATTTGTTCATGAAAGCAGCCAGCTT CAAGCCAGTTACATTGCACTAAAAGATTTGAGGGAGAATTGCAAGATGGATTTGGAGCGGATAACAGGGATGCCTTCAGAGAAATAG
- the LOC18611597 gene encoding acyl-coenzyme A oxidase 2, peroxisomal encodes MNPNQTVEDESQPSNSTVARRIQRLSLHLTPLPPLQPSPQLNMLTCAKASKLEVDHGPLSSYMRGKHREIQEKIFEFFNSRPDLQTPIEISMDEHRELCMRQLMGLVREAKIKPFRYVVEDPAKYFAITEAVGSVDMSLGIKFGVQYSLWGGSVLNLGTKKHRDKYFEGIDNLDYPGCFAMTELHHGSNVQGLQTTATFDPITDEFIIDTPNDGAIKWWIGNAAVHGKFATVFARLILPTHDSKGVSDMGVHAFIVPIRDLKTNQTLPGIEIHDCGHKVGLNGVDNGALRFSSVRIPRDNLLNRFGDVSRDGKYTSSLPTINKRFAATLGELVGGRVGLAYASVGVLKISVTIAVRYSLLRQQFGPPKQPEVYILDYQSHQHKLMPMLASTYAFHFATQYLVEKYSEMKKTHDEQLVGDVHALSAGLKSYVTSYTAKSLSACREACGGHGYAAVNRFGSLRNDHDIFQTFEGDNTVLLQQVAGDLLKQYKDKFQGGPLSVTWNYLRESMNTYLSQPNPVTARWESTDHLRDPKFQLDAFRYRTSRLLQSVAARLRKHSKTLGSFGAWNRCLNHLLTLAESHIESVILAKFIDAVQNCPDARSRAALKLVCDLYALDRIWKDIGTYRNVDYVAPNKAKAIHKLTEYLSFQVRNIAGELIDAFDLPPYVTRAPIAMQSEAYAQYTQRVGF; translated from the exons atgaaccCAAATCAGACGGTGGAGGATGAATCACAGCCATCCAACTCAACCGTCGCCCGCCGTATCCAACGGCTATCGCTTCACCTGACCCCACTTCCACCCCTCCAACCTTCACCTCAGCTCAACATGCTAACTTGCGCCAAGGCCAGTAAGCTGGAGGTTGACCATGGCCCTCTTTCAAGCTACATGAGAGGGAAGCATAGggaaattcaagagaaaatttttgagtttttcaaCTCAAGGCCTGATTTGCAGACGCCAATTGAGATTTCAATGGATGAACATAGAGAACTTTGTATGAGACAGCTTATGGGGTTGGTTAGAGAAGCAAAGATTAAGCCTTTTAGATATGTTGTTGAAGATCCTGCTAAGTATTTTGCTATCACTGAGGCTGTTGGGAGTGTTGATATGTCTCTTGGGATCAAATTTGGTGTACAATATAG TCTTTGGGGAGGTTCTGTGCTCAACTTAGGAACTAAAAAGCACCGGGATAAGTATTTTGAGGGTATTGACAATTTGGATTATCCTGGTTGTTTCGCAATGACAGAACTACATCATG GCTCAAATGTTCAGGGTCTCCAAACCACTGCAACCTTTGATCCAATCACAGATGAATTTATAATCGATACACCAAATGATGGGGCCATCAAATGGTGGATTGGCAATGCTGCAGTTCATGGCAAGTTTGCAACAGTTTTTGCTAGGCTGATTTTGCCAACTCATGACTCTAAAGGAGTTTCTGATATGGGAGTCCATGCTTTCATTGTGCCAATAAGGGATTTAAAAACCAACCAGACACTTCCAGGAATTGAAATACATGATTGTGGCCACAAAGTTGGCTTGAATGGGGTCGATAATGGAGCACTGAGATTCAGTTCGGTTAGAATTCCCCGAGATAACCTTCTTAATCGATTCGGGGATGTTTCTCGAGATGGAAAATACACAAGTAGTCTCCCTACAATAAACAAACGTTTTGCTGCTACACTAGGTGAACTTGTAGGTGGGAGAGTTGGCcttgcatatgcttcagtTGGTGTCCTCAAGATTTCTGTCACTATTGCAGTGCGATACTCCTTACTACGTCAGCAATTTGGTCCTCCCAAGCAGCCTGAAGTCTACATTCTTGATTATCAATCTCACCAGCACAAGCTCATGCCAATGCTGGCTTCAACTTATGCATTTCATTTTGCCACTCAGTATTTGGTGGAGAAATATTCAGAGATGAAGAAGACGCATGATGAGCAACTGGTTGGAGATGTCCATGCGCTTTCTGCAGGCCTGAAATCCTATGTGACATCATATACAGCAAAGTCACTGAGTGCTTGCAGGGAAGCCTGTGGAGGCCATGGGTACGCTGCTGTCAACCGGTTTGGTAGCTTGAGGAATGATCATGACATTTTCCAGACATTTGAAGGAGATAACACAGTTCTTCTGCAACAG GTAGCTGGTGATCTGTTGAAGCAATACAAGGACAAGTTCCAAGGTGGTCCTCTTTCAGTCACATGGAACTACTTGAGAGAATCTATGAACACATACTTGTCTCAGCCAAATCCTGTAACTGCCCGTTGGGAAAGCACAGACCACTTGCGAGACCCTAAATTCCAGTTGGATGCCTTCAGG TACCGAACCTCAAGATTGCTTCAAAGTGTAGCAGCACGACTTCGGAAGCACTCTAAAACTCTTGGCAGCTTTGGTGCATGGAATAGGTGCTTGAATCACCTTCTCACACTTGCAGAGTCTCATATTGAGTCTGTCATCCTTGCAAAGTTTATTGATGCTGTGCAAAA CTGTCCTGATGCACGTAGTCGAGCTGCTCTAAAGCTTGTCTGTGATCTTTATGCCCTGGATCGAATCTGGAAAGACATAGGAACTTACCGTAATGTTGATTATGTTGCACCAAACAAAGCTAAG GCAATCCACAAGCTCACAGAATACCTGAGTTTCCAAGTGAGAAATATTGCAGGGGAGCTTATAGATGCATTTGATCTTCCGCCTTACGTGACACGGGCCCCAATTGCAATGCAGTCAGAGGCGTATGCACAGTACACACAGCGTGTTGGGTTCTAA
- the LOC18611598 gene encoding uncharacterized protein LOC18611598, protein MGCGNSKAEKNEALRLCKERRRFIKQAIESRYALAAAHISYIQSLKNIGIALRRFAEAEILIESSLSTSATELDKTPSHSSYPSPSPSHLGAEVSDSPLNNESPISPAMANLSYMRAGHSAAVTLKVNPSNGSFVEDESLAMAMPPPPPPPFESGSSWDFFDPVDDCESFRFVGNNGVDMDFEDLRVWRECRSKGVDHGGLDGNNELNEGTLWPESERNAVKRSDSSATRNRNPGSVMENDVFLTGLRGGNGGSRLPNSKEVRQLGAEHNVNGPGETLMGKGALEQSSSKREKAAAEKDLSAEREDPSEFITHRAKDFLSSIKDIEHRFFRASEAGREVSRMLESNKIRVGYSEAKGGSSAFLAAFQLVCCRGNSALVSHEPVQHVTKVITWKRSASSRSSSSRNPLATASKDDADDSGSDFIEEFCMIAGSHSSTLDRLYAWERKLYDEVKASESIRKEYDRKCGQLRHQFAKDLSTQVIDKTRAVVKDLHSRIRVALHSVDTISKRIEKMRDEELQPQLVELIQGLLRMWKAMLECHHSQYITISLAYHSRSSTGAPQGDSRRQIMTQLQQEIECFGISFTDWVNSHASYLEALNGWLQNCIIEPQERSKHRNPFSPHRYLGLGPPIFVLCREWSAGIKALPAEELSDAIKAFLSDLCHLMDQQVEQLQKEEISVDANNGESESKDAVNTLTDGDANEDVTSNLFCIQTSLTRVLDRLNKFSEASLKMYEDVRQRSEAARIAYLKLQAN, encoded by the exons ATGGGTTGTGGAAACTCTAAAGCTGAGAAAAATGAAGCCTTGCGTCTATGTAAAGAAAGAAGGAGATTCATAAAGCAAGCTATCGAGTCGAGGTATGCTCTTGCGGCTGCACATATTTCTTATATTCAGTCTCTTAAAAATATTGGCATAGCTTTGAGAAGATTTGCTGAAGCTGAGATATTGATAGAGTCTTCTCTGTCAACTTCAGCTACCGAGCTTGACAAAACCCCTTCCCATTCCTCCTACCCGTCACCATCTCCTTCTCACTTAGGAGCTGAGGTTTCTGATTCACCATTGAATAATGAGAGCCCCATTTCACCGGCAATGGCGAATTTGAGTTACATGAGAGCTGGACATAGTGCTGCAGTGACTCTCAAGGTTAATCCTAGTAATGGTAGTTTTGTGGAGGATGAGTCATTGGCAATGGCAATGCCGcctcctccacctcctcctTTTGAGTCAGGTTCTTCTTGGGATTTTTTTGATCCTGTTGATGATTGTGAGAGTTTTAGATTTGTGGGGAATAATGGAGTGGATATGGATTTTGAGGATTTGAGAGTGTGGAGAGAGTGTAGGAGCAAAGGGGTTGATCATGGTGGTTTGGATGGAAATAATGAGTTGAATGAAGGAACTTTGTGGCCAGAGTCGGAGAGAAACGCTGTCAAAAGGTCTGATAGTTCAGCAACTCGTAATCGTAATCCTGGTAGTGTGATGGAGAATGATGTGTTTTTGACTGGACTAAGGGGAGGAAATGGTGGTAGTAGGCTGCCAAATAGCAAGGAAGTGAGGCAGCTAGGTGCGGAACATAATGTCAATGGGCCAGGTGAAACTTTGATGGGCAAAGGTGCTCTTGAGCAATCAAGTTCAAAAAGGGAGAAGGCTGCGGCAGAGAAGGATTTATCTGCAGAGAGAGAAGACCCTTCTGAGTTTATAACCCACAGAGCTAAGGATTTTCTTTCAAGTATAAAGGATATTGAACATCGTTTCTTCCGAGCCTCTGAAGCAGGCAGAGAAGTCTCCCGGATGCTTGAGTCAAACAAAATCCGGGTTGGATATTCCGAAGCCAAAG GGGGATCCTCAGCTTTTCTGGCAGCTTTCCAACTTGTTTGCTGCCGTGGAAATTCTGCCCTTGTCTCTCATG AGCCAGTACAACATGTGACTAAAGTCATAACTTGGAAGAGGTCAGCATCTTCAAGGTCTTCTTCATCGAGGAATCCACTAGCCACAGCATCTAAAGATGATGCTGATGACAGTGGAAGTGATTTTATTGAAGAGTTCTGCATGATTGCTGGAAGTCATTCGTCCACCTTGGACAGACTGTACGCATGGGAAAGAAAACTCTATGATGAAGTAAAG GCCAGTGAATCTATCAGGAAGGAGTATGATCGGAAGTGTGGTCAGCTCAGGCACCAGTTTGCCAAGGATCTTAGCACTCAAGTGATTGATAAAACCCGGGCAGTTGTAAAGGATCTGCACTCCCGAATTAGAGTGGCACTTCATTCTGTTGATACTATATCAAAGCGGATTGAAAAAATGAGAGATGAAGAGTTGCAACCACAACTTGTTGAATTAATTCAGGG ATTGCTCAGGATGTGGAAGGCCATGCTTGAATGCCATCATTCGCAGTATATCACCATCTCGTTGGCTTACCATTCAAGGAGCTCGACAGGTGCTCCACAGGGAGATTCCCGCAGGCAGATTATGACTCAGCTTCAGCAAGAGATTGAATGCTTTGGCATAAGCTTTACAGACTGGGTCAATAGCCATGCATCTTATTTGGAAGCCCTGAATGGTTGGCTGCAAAACTGCATCATAGAACCACAGGAGCGTTCAAAGCATAGGAATCCATTCTCTCCTCATCGATATCTGGGATTAGGACCACCAATATTTGTTCTATGTCGTGAGTGGTCAGCTGGGATAAAAGCTTTGCCAGCCGAGGAGCTTAGTGATGCCATCAAAGCCTTCTTATCTGATCTTTGCCATCTAATGGACCAACAAGTAGAACAACTGCAGAAGGAAGAGATATCAGTTGATGCAAACAACGGAGAATCAGAGAGCAAAGATGCTGTTAACACATTAACAGATGGTGATGCAAATGAAGATGTAACTTCAAACTTGTTCTGCATACAAACAAGTTTGACTCGGGTTCTTGATAGACTAAACAAATTTTCTGAGGCCTCTCTGAAAATGTACGAGGATGTTAGACAGAGAAGTGAAGCTGCTCGAATTGCATATCTCAAATTGCAGGCCAACTAG